A window of the Phaseolus vulgaris cultivar G19833 chromosome 5, P. vulgaris v2.0, whole genome shotgun sequence genome harbors these coding sequences:
- the LOC137834141 gene encoding uncharacterized mitochondrial protein AtMg00810-like — MKSEFEMSMLGEMNFFLGLQVKQLKDGIFINQTKYCKELLKKFDMDQCKAINTPISTSCQLDQDCAGKYVDQSKYRGLIGSLLYLTASRPDTMFDVCLCARYQSDPKESHYNAAKRILK; from the coding sequence ATGAAAAGTgaatttgagatgtcaatgttaggagaaatgaatttcttccttggactacaagtaaaacaactcaaggatggaatcttCATAAATCAGACAAAATACTGCAAGGAGTTGCTTAAGaagtttgatatggatcaatgcaaagcaatcaacactcctatttcaacaagctgccagcTGGATCAGGATTGTGCAGGAAAATATGTGGATCAATCAAAAtacaggggtttaattggttctttaCTATACTTAACTGCTAGTAGGCCTGATACTATGTTTGATGTAtgcttatgtgctagatatcaatctgatccaaaggaatcacattACAATGCAGCTAAGAGGATTCTGAAATAG